In a genomic window of Weissella tructae:
- a CDS encoding class I SAM-dependent methyltransferase, whose protein sequence is MFEAIEQAIKQLQKVQEMIGEVMEGPAIEAHIGVYELLLGQPDTWFTDLPADIQAQIQDALKESGFFELNAEQRRQVLQLQLVATMRADSLPSNYQVTPDAIGLWFTVLAETYFAKQETVEILDTTVGTGNLLATVALSLQQKGKEVHASGIENDDTMITIASGMAALTDMDWDLVHEDAMVANMPNQQLVIGDLPIGYYPNEVADNFITKAPEGRSFVHQVLIEQAMHQVRPGGLGLFLVPVNALENKELLAYFAADAVHFQGMVQLPDKLFTDAKQAKSILMLQKAGDDSQQASPAMIGLAPEMRDLDGIRDFVKRLQKWMIENKIQA, encoded by the coding sequence ATGTTTGAAGCCATTGAGCAAGCAATTAAGCAATTACAAAAAGTGCAAGAAATGATTGGTGAAGTGATGGAAGGTCCAGCAATTGAAGCCCACATTGGGGTCTACGAATTATTGCTTGGTCAACCGGATACTTGGTTTACTGATTTACCAGCCGATATTCAAGCCCAAATTCAAGATGCCTTAAAGGAAAGTGGTTTCTTTGAATTAAATGCTGAACAACGTCGCCAAGTGTTGCAACTACAACTAGTTGCAACGATGCGTGCCGACAGTTTGCCATCAAACTACCAAGTCACACCTGATGCCATTGGTTTGTGGTTCACAGTTTTGGCTGAAACTTACTTTGCTAAGCAAGAAACTGTTGAAATCTTAGACACAACTGTGGGAACAGGAAACTTGTTAGCCACTGTTGCCTTGAGTTTGCAACAAAAGGGTAAGGAAGTGCATGCTAGCGGAATCGAAAACGATGATACGATGATTACCATCGCTAGTGGTATGGCTGCGTTAACTGATATGGATTGGGACTTGGTACATGAAGATGCTATGGTCGCGAATATGCCTAATCAACAATTGGTTATCGGTGATTTACCAATTGGTTACTATCCAAATGAAGTGGCCGATAACTTCATTACGAAGGCACCAGAAGGACGTTCATTCGTGCACCAAGTTTTGATTGAGCAAGCGATGCACCAAGTTCGTCCAGGTGGATTGGGATTGTTCTTGGTACCTGTTAATGCATTGGAAAATAAAGAATTGTTGGCATACTTTGCGGCCGATGCAGTACATTTCCAAGGGATGGTGCAATTGCCAGATAAGTTGTTTACAGATGCCAAGCAAGCCAAGAGTATCTTGATGTTACAAAAGGCCGGGGATGATTCACAACAAGCATCACCAGCCATGATTGGACTTGCGCCTGAAATGCGTGATTTAGATGGTATCCGTGATTTCGTTAAGCGTCTGCAAAAGTGGATGATTGAAAATAAGATTCAAGCGTAA
- a CDS encoding competence type IV pilus major pilin ComGC — MKKKRRGFTLIETVTTLFIVSLLAMLIIPNVANVRQAANKRQSDAMVHMIQGQIAMYYEGSNKANVNYKELIDGGYLSEAQVKSAEEADIYIKNGQAIKGDLK; from the coding sequence ATGAAAAAGAAACGTCGTGGATTTACATTGATTGAAACAGTGACAACCTTATTTATCGTGTCATTATTAGCGATGTTGATTATTCCCAATGTCGCTAATGTTCGTCAAGCCGCGAATAAACGACAGTCAGACGCAATGGTTCATATGATTCAAGGTCAAATTGCGATGTATTATGAAGGCTCAAATAAAGCGAACGTGAATTACAAAGAATTAATTGATGGTGGTTATTTATCAGAAGCACAGGTGAAATCAGCCGAAGAAGCCGATATTTACATTAAGAATGGTCAGGCGATTAAAGGAGATTTGAAATAA
- a CDS encoding ATP-dependent RecD-like DNA helicase, with product MNQEANSNQATVQGRVEHIVFAAQDSFYKVLAIEVDDNNFDYDDTVLTVTGNFGDIQLDGEYEFFGRVTTHAKYGRQFLAENYQRISTGTISGLVQYLSSERFKGIGEATAQKIVDDLGINAVELILDDPDVLADINVSDKIKQTLYAQLQQSDGMERAIYALNTFGFGATLATKIYEMYQLETLQVLKANPYQLVQDVDGVSFKRIDQLAQQQGISFDDERRVRAAVIAALNAVTFDSGDTYIDVTQLMQATQRLLGSRVSGEQIKDAFENLLANDYIVQEGEHVYIEAVYEAEKAIAQKMLRMTKHNRVSFDRQTVVKELSVVEKNNQFTYDEDQKEAIIAALTNRLFILTGGPGTGKTTIVNAIVATYKRLLRAEGLKEDAVQANILLAAPTGRAAKRLSEATDMPASTIHRLLGITGRENLDAIDIEPLEGRLLVIDEMSMVDTQLFALLVEAIASNMHVILVGDKDQLPSVGPGRVFYDLLASGLLSYRELEIIHRQGKGSTIIELANEVKQGRLPDNLTERQVDRSFFPASGTQVRDIVQKIAETWQKRGFSVADMQILSPMYRSAAGVNELNELAQEIFNPLTGKKREIVIKTGEMPTSFRVGDKVMQTANDPENNVFNGDIGYIKTIMYAKDKENDAKEDIVTVEFDTGVVDYPRQNLIQLRLAYATTIHKAQGAEYKLVIMPMVGAFSRMLQRNLLYTGLTRASESLVLIGEQSAFMQAAQTEGIKRQTTLKERLLQFDLGEIVEVTSEPEMVETPTTKVADDSITEVVQDTPVEPMDVAKKAVNDAPITGPLTAEIIMAEIIDPNIGMMGMKPEDFVSVD from the coding sequence ATGAATCAAGAAGCCAATTCGAATCAAGCAACAGTTCAAGGTCGGGTTGAACATATTGTGTTCGCCGCACAAGATTCTTTTTATAAGGTCTTAGCCATTGAAGTTGATGATAATAATTTTGATTATGATGATACTGTCTTAACCGTTACAGGAAATTTTGGTGATATTCAACTGGATGGTGAATATGAATTCTTTGGTCGCGTGACGACGCATGCCAAATATGGTCGTCAATTTTTAGCGGAGAATTATCAACGTATTTCAACGGGGACAATTTCTGGATTAGTCCAATATCTATCAAGTGAGCGTTTCAAAGGGATTGGAGAAGCGACAGCGCAAAAAATCGTGGATGATTTGGGGATTAATGCTGTTGAATTAATTTTAGATGATCCCGATGTGTTGGCTGATATTAATGTATCGGACAAAATTAAACAAACATTGTACGCACAATTACAACAATCTGATGGGATGGAACGCGCTATTTATGCGTTAAATACCTTTGGATTTGGTGCGACATTGGCCACGAAAATTTACGAGATGTACCAGTTAGAAACATTGCAGGTCTTGAAGGCGAATCCATATCAGCTTGTGCAAGATGTTGATGGGGTATCTTTCAAGCGAATTGATCAATTAGCTCAGCAACAAGGGATTTCTTTTGATGATGAACGTCGTGTACGTGCCGCTGTGATTGCTGCGTTAAACGCTGTGACATTTGATTCAGGTGATACGTATATTGATGTCACACAATTAATGCAAGCGACTCAGCGTTTGCTAGGGAGTCGTGTGTCTGGAGAGCAAATTAAGGATGCTTTCGAGAATTTACTGGCTAATGACTATATCGTTCAAGAAGGTGAACACGTCTATATTGAAGCGGTGTATGAAGCAGAAAAAGCCATTGCACAAAAAATGTTACGCATGACAAAGCACAATCGGGTTTCTTTTGATCGTCAAACTGTCGTTAAAGAATTGAGTGTTGTTGAAAAGAATAATCAATTTACGTACGATGAGGACCAAAAAGAAGCCATCATTGCAGCATTGACCAATCGTTTGTTTATTTTGACCGGGGGACCTGGAACGGGTAAAACGACGATTGTGAATGCGATTGTTGCAACATACAAGCGATTGTTACGTGCCGAAGGGTTAAAAGAAGATGCTGTACAAGCCAATATTCTTTTAGCAGCGCCAACTGGTCGTGCTGCCAAACGTTTATCTGAAGCAACAGATATGCCAGCTTCTACCATTCATCGTTTGTTAGGTATCACTGGTCGTGAGAATTTAGATGCGATTGATATCGAGCCACTCGAAGGTCGTTTGTTAGTTATCGATGAAATGTCGATGGTGGATACACAATTATTTGCCTTATTAGTTGAAGCAATTGCTTCAAACATGCATGTTATTTTAGTGGGTGATAAGGACCAATTGCCATCAGTTGGGCCAGGACGTGTCTTTTATGATTTGTTAGCAAGTGGCTTATTGAGTTATCGTGAGTTAGAAATTATTCATCGCCAAGGTAAAGGGTCAACAATTATTGAGCTGGCTAATGAAGTGAAACAAGGTCGTTTACCTGATAATTTGACGGAACGTCAAGTGGATCGTTCTTTCTTTCCAGCGTCTGGTACGCAAGTACGTGATATTGTCCAAAAAATTGCTGAGACGTGGCAGAAACGTGGATTTAGTGTCGCGGATATGCAAATTTTGTCACCGATGTATCGTTCAGCCGCTGGGGTGAATGAGTTAAATGAATTAGCACAAGAAATCTTTAACCCACTTACCGGGAAAAAGCGTGAAATTGTGATTAAAACAGGTGAGATGCCAACGAGTTTCCGTGTTGGTGATAAAGTGATGCAAACGGCTAATGATCCAGAAAACAACGTGTTTAATGGGGATATTGGTTACATCAAAACCATCATGTATGCCAAAGATAAAGAAAATGATGCTAAAGAAGACATTGTGACGGTTGAATTTGATACTGGGGTGGTTGATTATCCACGTCAGAATTTGATTCAATTACGTTTAGCATATGCAACGACGATTCACAAAGCGCAAGGGGCTGAATATAAATTAGTTATTATGCCAATGGTTGGTGCGTTTTCTCGTATGTTACAACGAAATTTGTTGTATACAGGTTTAACACGTGCGAGTGAGTCATTGGTGTTGATTGGGGAACAATCAGCCTTCATGCAAGCTGCACAAACTGAAGGTATTAAGCGTCAAACTACTTTGAAAGAACGACTACTCCAATTTGATTTGGGAGAAATTGTGGAAGTGACCTCAGAACCGGAGATGGTTGAAACACCAACGACTAAGGTGGCTGATGATAGCATTACTGAGGTCGTTCAGGATACGCCCGTTGAACCGATGGATGTTGCGAAAAAGGCGGTAAATGATGCACCCATTACTGGACCACTTACCGCTGAAATAATTATGGCCGAAATTATTGATCCTAATATTGGGATGATGGGGATGAAACCAGAAGATTTTGTTTCCGTTGACTAG
- a CDS encoding type II secretion system F family protein: MAQGRPLTEALATFVRQGILDELSLVSLHGYQLALLSVIGQRERQQLLQRKRLITVLCYPVLLLLLLSILGAYLSFCLMPQIGAKFCDQMTWWGIGIVCMSSYLIPAWFKRLSKRQQLAWVQRIPVIGPIIQLSVQQGLCIQIGYLLMSGVNLYDVVTYCQGHQRYWLCQLIGPSVANAWEQGQTLERGLNQVQYLPTEAKTLFMRGNPTQQVGRDLVQLAEHLNVRQEQRIQAGLASVQPLLFLVIGLLVVGLYMMLLLPIYDQMLTMGGPE, translated from the coding sequence TTGGCCCAGGGACGCCCCTTAACAGAAGCGCTAGCAACATTTGTGCGCCAGGGAATTTTAGATGAATTGTCATTAGTCTCTTTACATGGTTATCAGTTGGCATTATTAAGCGTGATTGGTCAACGTGAGCGACAGCAACTCCTACAACGAAAACGATTAATCACGGTCTTATGTTATCCAGTTCTGTTACTGCTGTTACTGAGTATTCTTGGTGCCTATTTAAGTTTCTGCCTCATGCCACAGATAGGCGCAAAGTTCTGTGACCAAATGACGTGGTGGGGCATTGGTATCGTTTGTATGAGTAGCTATTTGATTCCAGCGTGGTTTAAGCGCTTATCAAAGCGCCAACAATTGGCATGGGTACAACGTATCCCCGTGATTGGACCAATAATTCAATTGAGCGTCCAACAAGGTTTATGTATTCAGATTGGTTATTTGTTAATGAGTGGGGTGAATTTATATGACGTTGTGACCTATTGTCAGGGGCATCAGCGGTATTGGTTATGTCAATTAATCGGCCCGTCAGTGGCAAATGCTTGGGAACAAGGGCAAACATTAGAGCGCGGACTAAATCAGGTGCAATATCTACCGACAGAAGCAAAGACCTTATTCATGCGGGGGAATCCAACGCAACAAGTCGGTCGTGATTTAGTGCAATTAGCTGAGCACCTAAATGTCCGCCAAGAACAACGTATTCAAGCGGGTTTGGCCTCGGTACAACCACTATTATTTTTGGTGATTGGTCTGTTGGTAGTTGGACTTTATATGATGTTATTGTTGCCGATTTACGATCAAATGTTAACAATGGGAGGGCCGGAATGA
- a CDS encoding tetratricopeptide repeat protein, producing MPETNAMERSVSELVQLIEMDADNWSAYVDLIGALVLSNALPEAEELGLKSLTLFADNPEAVDHLLYAVGNVYYTAGAYDRAQTFFDRITLESLRLDAALMQAQSLYGQGQYKKALAFALTYTEKVPTDVDGHVLLGRVWLALNNLDTAKDMFDKALGLDADHYGANFGRGVVAVSNGDAQHNEWLEKAKQLNPVQFKSDAEQLDGLLTVLGGN from the coding sequence ATGCCAGAAACAAATGCAATGGAACGAAGCGTTAGTGAATTAGTACAATTAATCGAGATGGACGCGGACAATTGGTCTGCCTATGTGGATTTAATTGGTGCTTTGGTATTATCTAATGCTTTGCCTGAAGCAGAAGAATTAGGCTTGAAGAGTCTGACGTTATTTGCAGATAATCCTGAAGCTGTTGATCATTTGTTGTATGCGGTTGGAAATGTCTATTACACAGCGGGAGCCTATGACCGTGCACAAACATTTTTTGATCGCATCACACTTGAGTCATTACGATTGGATGCTGCATTAATGCAGGCACAAAGTTTATATGGACAAGGGCAATATAAAAAAGCGTTGGCCTTTGCATTAACATACACTGAAAAAGTGCCCACAGACGTTGATGGGCATGTCCTTTTGGGACGTGTTTGGTTAGCGCTGAATAATCTAGATACGGCTAAGGACATGTTTGATAAAGCCTTAGGATTAGATGCGGATCATTATGGTGCTAATTTTGGTCGTGGAGTTGTGGCAGTCTCTAATGGGGATGCGCAACATAATGAATGGTTAGAAAAAGCCAAGCAATTGAATCCTGTCCAATTTAAATCAGATGCAGAACAATTAGATGGACTATTAACGGTGTTAGGAGGCAATTGA
- a CDS encoding histidine phosphatase family protein: MTKLYFIRHGKTEWNQEGRFQGKDGDSPLLAESFDQIKLLGGALADVSFDHAFTSPIKRAVDTAELTLEAMHQANVPLTKLSGLAEFGMGVWEGMRFVDVEAGWPEMLYAYRHQPELFDATQVEGAETFAQVQGRFMDAVNEAVAEFGGPDVNLIFFSHGMSLTAGMAALVELPLSETRARGGLSNTSTSILETSDGINYVELSRNDTSYLNLGDDSTNTV; encoded by the coding sequence ATGACAAAGTTATATTTTATTCGCCACGGTAAGACAGAGTGGAATCAAGAAGGACGTTTTCAAGGAAAAGATGGAGATTCACCATTATTAGCAGAGTCATTCGATCAAATTAAGCTATTAGGTGGTGCATTAGCTGATGTTTCATTTGATCATGCATTTACAAGTCCAATTAAGCGTGCAGTAGATACAGCAGAGCTAACATTAGAAGCCATGCATCAAGCAAATGTACCTTTGACAAAATTATCAGGTCTTGCAGAATTTGGTATGGGTGTTTGGGAAGGGATGCGCTTTGTGGATGTAGAAGCGGGTTGGCCTGAAATGCTCTATGCATACCGCCATCAACCAGAACTATTTGACGCGACACAAGTCGAAGGCGCAGAAACATTTGCCCAAGTACAAGGTCGTTTCATGGACGCTGTAAATGAAGCGGTGGCTGAATTTGGTGGTCCAGATGTCAATTTAATTTTCTTTAGTCATGGTATGTCTTTGACGGCAGGAATGGCTGCATTGGTGGAACTACCCTTGTCAGAAACACGTGCTCGTGGCGGGCTATCAAATACGAGTACCTCAATTTTAGAAACTAGTGACGGTATCAATTACGTTGAATTATCACGTAATGATACGAGTTATTTAAATCTTGGTGATGACAGTACAAACACTGTTTAA
- a CDS encoding YebC/PmpR family DNA-binding transcriptional regulator — protein MSGHSKWHNIQGRKNAQDAKRGKIFQKISRDLYTVAKDGGADPASNASLRLVMDKAKAANMPKENIQRALDKASGAGGANYQELTYEGYGPAGLAVLVQALTDNTNRTAASIRASFKHFGGELGATGSVAYQFERKGYIEIPRDGETEIDEDQLFEDMLEAGADDMKTYDDQFEIYTEPKAFPEVRDALTEKGYTLVNDEVTMIAENPMEVPADKQETLVNLVDELEANDDVVAVFTTAE, from the coding sequence ATGTCAGGACACAGTAAATGGCACAATATTCAAGGACGTAAGAACGCCCAAGATGCAAAGCGTGGAAAGATCTTCCAAAAGATCTCACGTGACCTATACACGGTAGCGAAAGATGGTGGAGCAGATCCTGCATCAAACGCATCATTGCGTTTGGTTATGGATAAGGCTAAGGCCGCTAACATGCCAAAGGAAAACATCCAACGTGCATTGGACAAGGCGTCTGGTGCTGGTGGAGCGAACTACCAAGAATTGACATATGAAGGATACGGACCAGCTGGTTTGGCCGTATTGGTTCAAGCATTGACGGATAACACAAACCGTACTGCTGCATCAATTCGTGCTAGTTTCAAGCACTTCGGTGGAGAATTGGGAGCTACTGGATCAGTTGCTTACCAATTCGAACGTAAGGGATACATTGAAATTCCTCGTGATGGAGAAACTGAAATCGACGAAGACCAATTGTTTGAAGACATGCTTGAAGCAGGTGCAGATGACATGAAGACTTACGATGACCAATTCGAAATCTACACAGAACCTAAGGCATTCCCTGAAGTTCGTGATGCGTTGACTGAAAAGGGATACACTCTAGTGAACGATGAAGTAACAATGATTGCTGAAAACCCAATGGAAGTTCCAGCGGACAAGCAAGAAACATTGGTTAACTTGGTTGACGAACTAGAAGCAAACGATGACGTTGTGGCTGTATTTACAACTGCTGAATAA
- a CDS encoding ATPase, T2SS/T4P/T4SS family, protein MKTQIQALIEAAYAQKASDIYLIPDIQGYRCGFYTRTGITWQETLTQSEGEHMIRYLKYKGGLDLSDGRRPQDGRIRFNINQGTIYGRISCVGDYQLREMLVLRLIYALSAEWLSWENDQALNRLGTQLQDANGLILFAGKMGSGKTTTMHYTLQTYLKDKLVLTIEDPVEIVQADFMQLEVNELAGMTYEQLLRVALRHHPEVLVIGEIRDAATAACAIKAALSGHLVLATIHAKSDGDIKARLHTLGVKRALAEQAMTATVFTQKQADSQLVHLEVNR, encoded by the coding sequence ATGAAGACACAAATTCAAGCATTAATCGAAGCTGCGTATGCACAAAAAGCCAGTGATATCTATCTCATCCCCGACATCCAAGGTTATCGTTGTGGCTTTTACACTCGGACTGGTATCACCTGGCAAGAAACACTCACGCAAAGTGAAGGCGAGCATATGATTCGCTATCTTAAATACAAGGGTGGATTAGATTTATCAGATGGGCGTCGACCACAAGATGGCAGGATTCGATTTAATATCAATCAAGGGACGATCTATGGTCGGATTTCTTGTGTTGGGGATTATCAGTTACGAGAAATGTTGGTGCTGCGTTTAATCTATGCCTTATCGGCGGAATGGTTGTCTTGGGAGAATGACCAAGCGTTGAATCGTTTGGGTACACAGTTACAGGATGCAAATGGGTTGATTTTATTTGCAGGTAAGATGGGGAGTGGGAAAACCACAACAATGCACTACACGCTACAAACGTATTTGAAAGATAAATTAGTCCTGACGATTGAAGACCCCGTCGAAATTGTCCAAGCTGATTTTATGCAATTGGAAGTGAATGAGTTAGCTGGTATGACCTATGAACAATTATTGCGAGTGGCTTTACGACATCATCCAGAAGTATTAGTCATTGGTGAAATCCGTGATGCTGCCACAGCGGCGTGTGCGATTAAAGCGGCGTTAAGTGGGCATCTTGTATTGGCAACCATCCATGCGAAATCAGATGGCGATATCAAGGCACGCTTACATACCTTAGGTGTTAAACGTGCCTTAGCAGAACAAGCAATGACAGCGACTGTCTTTACACAAAAGCAAGCCGATAGTCAGCTTGTTCATTTGGAGGTCAATCGTTGA
- the ileS gene encoding isoleucine--tRNA ligase, translated as MKIKETLNLGKTKFPMRGNLPQTELQRENVWFENKVYEARQKLNEGKPWFMLHDGPPYANGNIHIGHALNKISKDILVRYKSMNGFNAPFVPGWDTHGLPIEQQLTKAGKDRKKVGPVIWRKMAAEFADKQVKKQKDDFKRLGISADWDNPYLTKDQEFEAAEVRVFGKMVARDLIYRGKKPVLWSWSSESALAMAEIEYHDVTSTSVSFSERVVDGKGVLDNDTYFVVWTTTPWTIPASQAIAVNPNFEYVVVKPANSDKKFVVANARLATAAADFGWEEYEIIKTVKGSDIDRVTAQHPYLDREVLVINGDHVTDEAGTGLVHTAPGFGEDDFYAAQKYDLPVIMNVDGQGKLTDETGEDFAGVFYEDANEISLQKLTENDALVKAQEITHSYPFDWRTKKPVIYRAVPQWFASIEPFRQEILDSLDDVEFQPAWGKKRLGNMIRDRGDWVISRQRVWGVPLPIFYAEDGTPILDPALIDHVANLFAEHGSSIWFEKEAAELLPAGYSNEHSPNGIFTKESDIMDVWFDSGSSHEGVLKERSNLNFPADVVLEGSDQYRGWFNSSLITSVAVNHKAPYKRVISQGFALDGNGDKMSKSIGNTIVPEEIVKDMGAEIIRLWVTSVDSSADVRVSKEILAKTSDTYRKIRNTMRFLLSNVDDFNPETDAVAFADMTPVDQYFYARFNEFVRDVKAAYDAYDFQAINKLIINFINVDLSAFYLDFAKDILYVEAPKGELRRSLQTVLYKILVDMNKMLLPILPHTAEEIFEYMPFETAEFAYLTEMAEVEDLGDTTTLIANWQQFMTLRDAANKALEVARDAKLIGKPAEAALTVYLTAEQAELLSALGQDVRVLLLVSQLHLADIADAPADTPVFDEYTIAVAHAEGEVSPRDRMYHTDLGTDADFPMLSAHEAQIVRENYPEAVAEGLE; from the coding sequence ATGAAAATTAAAGAAACGCTAAACTTAGGAAAAACTAAGTTTCCCATGCGTGGAAACTTGCCCCAAACAGAATTGCAACGCGAAAATGTTTGGTTTGAAAACAAGGTTTACGAAGCACGTCAAAAGTTGAATGAAGGTAAGCCTTGGTTCATGTTGCATGATGGACCTCCATACGCCAACGGAAACATCCACATTGGTCACGCTTTGAACAAGATTTCTAAGGATATCTTGGTTCGATACAAGTCAATGAACGGCTTTAACGCACCATTTGTACCTGGTTGGGACACACACGGGTTGCCAATTGAACAACAATTGACAAAGGCTGGTAAGGACCGTAAGAAGGTTGGACCAGTTATCTGGCGTAAGATGGCGGCTGAATTTGCTGATAAGCAAGTGAAGAAGCAAAAGGATGATTTCAAGCGTCTTGGAATTTCTGCAGATTGGGACAACCCATATTTGACAAAGGACCAAGAATTCGAAGCAGCTGAAGTCCGTGTATTCGGAAAGATGGTTGCGCGTGATTTGATTTACCGTGGGAAGAAGCCTGTGCTTTGGTCATGGTCATCAGAATCAGCACTAGCGATGGCTGAAATTGAATATCACGATGTGACATCAACATCAGTTTCATTCTCAGAACGTGTTGTGGATGGTAAGGGTGTGTTGGATAACGACACATACTTTGTTGTTTGGACAACGACACCATGGACTATTCCAGCGTCACAAGCGATTGCGGTTAACCCAAACTTTGAATACGTTGTTGTAAAGCCAGCAAACTCAGACAAGAAGTTTGTTGTGGCAAATGCCCGATTGGCTACTGCAGCAGCTGATTTTGGTTGGGAAGAATACGAAATCATCAAGACTGTTAAGGGATCAGACATTGACCGTGTAACTGCGCAACACCCATACTTGGACCGCGAAGTTTTGGTTATCAATGGAGACCACGTTACAGATGAAGCTGGAACTGGACTTGTTCACACAGCGCCTGGATTTGGTGAAGATGACTTCTATGCAGCACAAAAGTACGATTTGCCTGTTATCATGAACGTTGATGGTCAAGGTAAGTTGACTGACGAAACTGGTGAAGACTTTGCTGGTGTGTTCTATGAAGACGCTAATGAAATTTCATTGCAAAAGTTGACTGAAAATGATGCTTTGGTTAAGGCACAAGAAATTACACACAGCTACCCATTTGACTGGCGTACAAAGAAGCCAGTTATCTACCGTGCTGTACCACAATGGTTTGCATCAATTGAACCATTCCGTCAAGAAATCTTGGACAGCCTAGACGATGTTGAATTCCAACCTGCATGGGGAAAGAAGCGTCTTGGAAACATGATTCGTGACCGTGGTGACTGGGTTATCTCACGTCAACGTGTTTGGGGAGTGCCATTGCCAATTTTCTACGCAGAAGATGGGACACCAATTCTAGATCCTGCATTGATTGACCACGTCGCAAACTTGTTTGCAGAACATGGATCAAGCATCTGGTTTGAAAAGGAAGCGGCAGAATTGTTGCCTGCAGGCTACTCAAATGAACACTCACCAAATGGTATCTTTACTAAGGAATCAGATATCATGGACGTTTGGTTTGACTCAGGTAGCTCACACGAAGGTGTGCTAAAGGAACGTTCAAACTTGAACTTCCCAGCAGACGTTGTGTTAGAAGGTTCTGACCAATACCGTGGATGGTTTAACTCATCATTGATTACATCAGTTGCGGTTAACCATAAGGCACCTTACAAGCGTGTTATCTCTCAAGGGTTCGCCTTGGACGGTAACGGGGATAAGATGTCTAAGTCAATCGGAAACACAATTGTGCCTGAAGAAATCGTTAAAGACATGGGTGCCGAAATTATCCGTCTATGGGTAACTTCAGTGGACTCATCTGCTGACGTGCGTGTATCTAAGGAAATCTTGGCAAAGACATCAGACACTTACCGTAAGATCCGTAACACAATGCGTTTCCTATTGTCTAACGTTGATGACTTTAACCCAGAAACAGATGCGGTCGCATTTGCCGACATGACACCTGTTGACCAATACTTCTATGCACGTTTCAATGAATTTGTACGTGACGTTAAGGCTGCTTACGACGCCTACGATTTCCAAGCAATCAACAAGTTGATTATCAACTTTATCAACGTTGATTTGTCTGCATTCTACTTGGACTTCGCTAAGGACATTTTGTATGTTGAAGCACCTAAGGGTGAATTGCGTCGTTCATTGCAAACAGTGTTGTACAAGATTTTGGTAGACATGAACAAGATGTTGTTGCCAATTTTGCCACACACTGCAGAAGAAATCTTTGAATACATGCCATTTGAAACAGCTGAATTTGCCTACCTTACAGAAATGGCTGAAGTTGAAGATCTTGGTGACACAACGACTTTGATTGCAAACTGGCAACAATTTATGACATTGCGTGACGCAGCCAACAAGGCGCTTGAAGTTGCACGTGATGCTAAGTTGATTGGTAAGCCAGCTGAAGCTGCATTGACTGTTTACTTGACTGCTGAACAAGCTGAATTGTTGTCAGCGCTTGGTCAAGATGTTCGTGTCTTGTTGTTGGTTTCTCAACTACACTTAGCTGATATCGCCGATGCACCAGCTGATACACCAGTATTCGATGAATACACAATCGCAGTGGCACATGCCGAAGGTGAAGTTTCACCTCGTGACCGTATGTACCACACTGATTTGGGTACCGATGCTGACTTCCCTATGTTGTCAGCACACGAAGCACAAATCGTGCGTGAAAACTACCCTGAAGCAGTTGCTGAAGGTCTAGAATAA